A region of Diospyros lotus cultivar Yz01 chromosome 3, ASM1463336v1, whole genome shotgun sequence DNA encodes the following proteins:
- the LOC127798142 gene encoding ras-related protein RABE1c-like, producing MAAPPARARADYDYLIKLLLIGDSGVGKSCLLLRFSDGSFTTSFITTIGIDFKIRTIELDGKRIKLQIWDTAGQERFRTITTAYYRGAMGILLVYDVTDESSFNNIRNWIRNIEQHASDNVNKILVGNKADMDESKRAVPTSKGQALADEYAIKFFETSAKTNMNVEEVFFSIAKDIKQRLAETDSKAEPQTIRINQPDKAAGDGQAPQKSACCGS from the exons ATGGCTGCACCGCCGGCGAGGGCTCGTGCCGATTATGATTACCTAATAAAGCTCCTCCTCATCGGTGATAGCG GTGTGGGGAAGAGTTGTCTGCTTCTGCGTTTCTCAGATGGTTCCTTTACAACAAGTTTCATTACTACCATTGG AATTGATTTCAAGATAAGAACAATTGAGCTTGATGGCAAACGGATTAAATTGCAAATTTGGGATACAGCTGGTCAGGAACGATTTCGTACTATCACAACAg CTTACTATCGAGGAGCCATGGGCATCTTGCTGGTATATGATGTCACCGATGAATCATCCTTCAACA ACATTAGGAATTGGATTCGCAACATTGAGCAGCATGCCTCTGATAATGTCAACAAGATACTGGTGGGGAACAAGGCTGACATGGATGAAAGCAAAAGG GCTGTTCCTACCTCCAAGGGTCAAGCTCTAGCTGACGAGTACGCTATTAAGTTCTTTGAAACA AGTGCAAAGACAAATATGAATGTGGAGGAGGTTTTCTTTTCGATAGCGAAGGACATCAAGCAGAGGCTGGCAGAAACCGATTCCAAGGCTGAG CCTCAGACTATCAGGATTAACCAGCCGGACAAGGCGGCCGGTGACGGCCAAGCCCCCCAAAAATCTGCTTGCTGTGGTTCCTAA
- the LOC127798448 gene encoding uncharacterized protein LOC127798448 isoform X2, giving the protein MNKSFWMPRDAGYLNNGDMNYDTSSSIQPKRAHQWFMDTSEPIPFDNKKQAIGAVDTIPIPGISTSNISLWGNTSNFQTLPGQFTSHLYEPETARNFDLVSTSIETVATGNPNIGRKDFEDQIDSNSLVGLSMLHSVGDPLSCLNYSGIRKVKVNEVSDPKNGMSVTVRHSYSRGDIDSISVGTTLEKSDNEKSLCPSYSSQEENTILMNPAFGKMDDNFISMGLIFNKGGGNLMSMGNTSNKEDNFLSMGQSFLSGNGGFISMDHQYEKGNDHIMPTGRAYAKGQENFISAVYNKASENFIPVGPCDGGDDNMISSRPISEKADRMIVPVNATYEEGNSSILSLGQNCNKDEHNTISFPSGRIIGGYDLLISQPSAQTSESRGQEDEVEHNGVPIANVAATATSKNDAILKSKEQKPPKKIPPNNFPSNVKSLLSTGMLDGVPVKYVSWSRKRNLKGIIKGTGYLCGCEDCKFSQAVNAYGFERHAGCKTKHPNNHIYFENGKTIYAVVQELKSTPQEMLFEAIQNVTGSTINQKNFRSWKESYEAATRELQRIYGKEEVIMPS; this is encoded by the exons ATG AACAAGAGCTTTTGGATGCCAAGAGATGCAGGGTATCTAAATAATGGAGACATGAATTATGACACTTCTTCAAGTATTCAACCAAAGCGTGCACACCAGTGGTTCATGGATACTTCAGAACCAATACCATTCGATAACAAAAAGCAAGCTATAGGAGCTGTTGACACCATACCGATACCAGGAATTTCAACTTCAAACATTTCTCTATGGGGAAACACTTCAAATTTTCAGACTCTGCCAGGGCAGTTTACCAGCCACCTATATGAACCAGAGACAGCAAGGAATTTCGATCTTGTTAGCACGAGCATTGAAACTGTTGCCACAGGGAATCCAAATATTGGAAGGAAGGATTTTGAGGATCAAATTGATAGCAATTCCTTGGTTGGTTTATCCATGTTGCATTCGGTGGGAGATCCCTTGTCATGTCTTAATTATAGTGGAATTAGAAAAGTAAAAGTTAATGAAGTCAGTGACCCTAAAAATGGCATGTCTGTAACAGTTCGACACTCATATAGCAGGGGAGATATCGATTCTATTTCTGTTGGCACTACCCTTGAGAAGAGTGATAACGAGAAGTCTTTATGCCCTTCTTATAGCAGTCAGGAAGAGAATACCATTTTAATGAACCCGGCCTTCGGTAAGATGGATGACAATTTCATTTCAATGGGTCTGATATTCAACAAAGGAGGTGGGAATCTCATGTCGATGGGCAATACTAGCAATaaggaagataattttttatcaatGGGTCAATCATTCCTTAGCGGGAATGGTGGTTTCATATCAATGGATCATCAATATGAAAAGGGAAATGACCATATCATGCCTACTGGTCGTGCATATGCCAAGGGGCAAGAGAATTTTATCTCAGCGGTCTATAACAAAGCAAGTGAGAATTTCATTCCAGTTGGCCCTTGTGATGGGGGAGATGATAATATGATATCATCTCGACCAATTTCTGAAAAAGCAGACAGAATGATTGTACCTGTAAATGCCACCTATGAAGAGGGAAATTCCAGCATTCTGTCTTTGGGACAGAACTGCAACAAGGATGAGCACAATACTATTTCTTTTCCGTCTGGTAGAATTATTGGTGGATATGATCTGTTGATAAGCCAACCCTCTGCTCAAACTTCAGAATCACGTGGGCAGGAAGATGAAGTCGAGCATAATGGTGTTCCAATTGCAAATGTTGCTGCAACAGCAACTTCTAAGAATGATGCCATCCTGAAGTCTAAGGAGCAAAAGCCACCTAAAAAGATTCCTCCGAACAACTTTCCTTCAAATGTCAAAAGCTTGTTATCAACAGGCATGCTTGACGGAGTTCCTGTGAAGTATGTTTCCTGGTCAAGGAAG AGAAATCTTAAAGGTATTATAAAAGGGACTGGCTATCTGTGTGGCTGCGAGGACTGCAAATTTTCTCAA GCTGTCAATGCCTATGGGTTTGAGCGGCATGCTGGTTGTAAGACCAAGCACCCAAATAATCACATTTACTTTGAGAATGGAAAGACCATCTATGCAGTTGTTCAGGAACTGAAGAGTACGCCTCAGGAGATGCTGTTTGAAGCAATTCAAAACGTGACTGGTTCCACCATCAATCAGAAAAATTTTCGAAGTTGGAAGG aATCATATGAAGCTGCAACCCGCGAACTTCAGCGGATCTATGGAAAGGAGGAAGTAATCATGCCATCTTAA
- the LOC127798448 gene encoding uncharacterized protein LOC127798448 isoform X1, with amino-acid sequence MSFQNKSFWMPRDAGYLNNGDMNYDTSSSIQPKRAHQWFMDTSEPIPFDNKKQAIGAVDTIPIPGISTSNISLWGNTSNFQTLPGQFTSHLYEPETARNFDLVSTSIETVATGNPNIGRKDFEDQIDSNSLVGLSMLHSVGDPLSCLNYSGIRKVKVNEVSDPKNGMSVTVRHSYSRGDIDSISVGTTLEKSDNEKSLCPSYSSQEENTILMNPAFGKMDDNFISMGLIFNKGGGNLMSMGNTSNKEDNFLSMGQSFLSGNGGFISMDHQYEKGNDHIMPTGRAYAKGQENFISAVYNKASENFIPVGPCDGGDDNMISSRPISEKADRMIVPVNATYEEGNSSILSLGQNCNKDEHNTISFPSGRIIGGYDLLISQPSAQTSESRGQEDEVEHNGVPIANVAATATSKNDAILKSKEQKPPKKIPPNNFPSNVKSLLSTGMLDGVPVKYVSWSRKRNLKGIIKGTGYLCGCEDCKFSQAVNAYGFERHAGCKTKHPNNHIYFENGKTIYAVVQELKSTPQEMLFEAIQNVTGSTINQKNFRSWKESYEAATRELQRIYGKEEVIMPS; translated from the exons ATG TCCTTTCAGAACAAGAGCTTTTGGATGCCAAGAGATGCAGGGTATCTAAATAATGGAGACATGAATTATGACACTTCTTCAAGTATTCAACCAAAGCGTGCACACCAGTGGTTCATGGATACTTCAGAACCAATACCATTCGATAACAAAAAGCAAGCTATAGGAGCTGTTGACACCATACCGATACCAGGAATTTCAACTTCAAACATTTCTCTATGGGGAAACACTTCAAATTTTCAGACTCTGCCAGGGCAGTTTACCAGCCACCTATATGAACCAGAGACAGCAAGGAATTTCGATCTTGTTAGCACGAGCATTGAAACTGTTGCCACAGGGAATCCAAATATTGGAAGGAAGGATTTTGAGGATCAAATTGATAGCAATTCCTTGGTTGGTTTATCCATGTTGCATTCGGTGGGAGATCCCTTGTCATGTCTTAATTATAGTGGAATTAGAAAAGTAAAAGTTAATGAAGTCAGTGACCCTAAAAATGGCATGTCTGTAACAGTTCGACACTCATATAGCAGGGGAGATATCGATTCTATTTCTGTTGGCACTACCCTTGAGAAGAGTGATAACGAGAAGTCTTTATGCCCTTCTTATAGCAGTCAGGAAGAGAATACCATTTTAATGAACCCGGCCTTCGGTAAGATGGATGACAATTTCATTTCAATGGGTCTGATATTCAACAAAGGAGGTGGGAATCTCATGTCGATGGGCAATACTAGCAATaaggaagataattttttatcaatGGGTCAATCATTCCTTAGCGGGAATGGTGGTTTCATATCAATGGATCATCAATATGAAAAGGGAAATGACCATATCATGCCTACTGGTCGTGCATATGCCAAGGGGCAAGAGAATTTTATCTCAGCGGTCTATAACAAAGCAAGTGAGAATTTCATTCCAGTTGGCCCTTGTGATGGGGGAGATGATAATATGATATCATCTCGACCAATTTCTGAAAAAGCAGACAGAATGATTGTACCTGTAAATGCCACCTATGAAGAGGGAAATTCCAGCATTCTGTCTTTGGGACAGAACTGCAACAAGGATGAGCACAATACTATTTCTTTTCCGTCTGGTAGAATTATTGGTGGATATGATCTGTTGATAAGCCAACCCTCTGCTCAAACTTCAGAATCACGTGGGCAGGAAGATGAAGTCGAGCATAATGGTGTTCCAATTGCAAATGTTGCTGCAACAGCAACTTCTAAGAATGATGCCATCCTGAAGTCTAAGGAGCAAAAGCCACCTAAAAAGATTCCTCCGAACAACTTTCCTTCAAATGTCAAAAGCTTGTTATCAACAGGCATGCTTGACGGAGTTCCTGTGAAGTATGTTTCCTGGTCAAGGAAG AGAAATCTTAAAGGTATTATAAAAGGGACTGGCTATCTGTGTGGCTGCGAGGACTGCAAATTTTCTCAA GCTGTCAATGCCTATGGGTTTGAGCGGCATGCTGGTTGTAAGACCAAGCACCCAAATAATCACATTTACTTTGAGAATGGAAAGACCATCTATGCAGTTGTTCAGGAACTGAAGAGTACGCCTCAGGAGATGCTGTTTGAAGCAATTCAAAACGTGACTGGTTCCACCATCAATCAGAAAAATTTTCGAAGTTGGAAGG aATCATATGAAGCTGCAACCCGCGAACTTCAGCGGATCTATGGAAAGGAGGAAGTAATCATGCCATCTTAA